From Panicum hallii strain FIL2 chromosome 2, PHallii_v3.1, whole genome shotgun sequence, a single genomic window includes:
- the LOC112881845 gene encoding FT-interacting protein 1-like: protein MMSNVKLGVEVLSAHDLLPKEQGTANAFVEVEFDDQKFRTAIKDGDLNPVWNEQFYFNISDPSRLPELHLEAYVYHANRANNSKACLGKVRISGTSFVSQPDASPLHYPLEKRTILSRARGELGLRVFLTNDPSVRVSAPGPEFDMLSTPTTAQEQAAANSIPNPFQETRPNPVRQLQHLPRDQQRPAPMAQPYYNEGSYGDQQQRSFSAIANKAGAPPPQVSRMYAPGSQQPIDFQLKETSPTLGGGRVIGGRVYPGEKAGAYDLVEKMQYLFVRVVKARDLPNMDITGSLDPYVEVHLGNYKMKTKYFEKNQKPEWDEVFAFPKEVMQSTTLEVVVKDKDVIRDDYVGRVSLDLNEVPVRVPPDSPLAPEWYRLVGKDGMRDRGELMLAVWYGTQADECFPSAIHAGSTPVDSHLHNYIRGKVYPAPRMWYVRVNVIEAQDIFPMENHIPDVFVKVRLGHQLLKTRQVRSPTKNFMWNEEMMFVAAEPFEEDLIITIEDRVAQNKDEVIGELMIPITRIPKRADHKPVRPAWFDLRRPGLIDANQLKEDKFYAKVNLRVCLEGGYHVLDESTQYCSDLRPTMKQLWKPPIGMLEVGILSANGLNPTKTRNDRGSCDAYCVAKYGSKWVRTRTIVDNLSPRFNEQYTWEVYDHGTVLTIGLFDNCHISGDSNHGSPGHMDKPIGKVRIRLSTLETGRVYTHTYPLLVLHPSGVKKMGELHLAIRFSATSLINVLFTYSRPLLPKMHYTQPLSIVQQEMLRHQAVQLVAQRLGRMEPPVRREVVEFMSDARSHLWSMRRSKANFFRLMQVFSGVIAAGKWFGDVCQWKNPVTTVLVHVLFVMLVFYPDLILPTIFLYMFLIGLWNYRFRPRFPPHMNTRISYADVAHPDELDEEFDTFPTSKSPDLIRMRYDRLRHVAGRIQTVVGDIATQGERLQSLLSWRDPRATAMFLIFCLITAIILYVTPFQVIALCLGFFWMRHPRFRHKVPAAPVNFFRRLPAKTDSLL, encoded by the coding sequence ATGATGAGCAATGTTAAGCTTGGTGTTGAGGTTCTCAGTGCTCACGATCTCCTCCCGAAAGAACAGGGCACAGCCAATGCCTTTGTTGAGGTCGAGTTTGATGACCAGAAGTTCCGCACAGCCATCAAAGATGGGGACCTCAACCCTGTGTGGAATGAGCAGTTCTACTTCAACATATCTGATCCATCCCGCCTCCCAGAGCTACACCTTGAGGCCTATGTGTACCATGCAAACCGTGCCAACAATTCCAAGGCCTGTCTGGGCAAGGTTCGCATATCGGGTACATCCTTTGTCAGCCAACCAGATGCCTCACCCCTGCACTACCCCCTGGAGAAGCGCACCATCTTATCGCGCGCACGTGGTGAGCTTGGACTAAGGGTCTTCCTTACAAATGATCCATCAGTAAGGGTGTCTGCACCAGGTCCGGAATTCGATATGTTAAGCACACCTACCACTGCGCAAGAGCAGGCAGCAGCCAACTCCATTCCAAATCCTTTCCAAGAGACCAGACCAAATCCAGTGAGACAATTACAGCACTTGCCAAGAGACCAGCAGCGTCCGGCACCAATGGCACAACCATACTACAATGAAGGTTCATATGGAGACCAGCAACAAAGAAGCTTTTCTGCAATTGCAAATAAAGCTGGAGCCCCTCCGCCTCAGGTATCAAGGATGTATGCTCCAGGTTCACAGCAACCTATCGACTTCCAGCTGAAGGAGACAAGCCCAACGCTTGGTGGTGGTCGTGTAATTGGCGGCCGGGTGTATCCTGGTGAGAAGGCCGGGGCTTACGACCTCGTTGAGAAGATGCAGTACCTCTTTGTGCGAGTGGTCAAGGCCCGAGATCTGCCCAACATGGACATCACTGGGAGTCTTGACCCTTATGTCGAGGTGCACCTTGGAAACTACAAAATGAAAACAAAGTACTTTGAGAAGAATCAGAAGCCCGAATGGGATGAGGTGTTTGCATTCCCTAAAGAAGTCATGCAGTCAACAACACTTGAAGTTGTTGTGAAGGACAAGGATGTCATTCGGGATGACTATGTTGGTCGAGTGAGTCTTGACCTGAATGAGGTCCCTGTAAGGGTCCCTCCTGACAGCCCATTGGCGCCAGAGTGGTATCGTCTTGTGGGAAAGGATGGCATGAGGGACAGAGGAGAGCTGATGCTTGCAGTCTGGTATGGTACTCAAGCAGATGAATGCTTCCCAAGCGCCATCCATGCAGGATCAACACCAGTAGATTCCCATCTTCACAACTATATCCGTGGGAAGGTCTACCCTGCACCAAGAATGTGGTACGTGAGGGTCAATGTAATTGAGGCACAGGATATATTCCCAATGGAGAACCACATACCTGATGTATTTGTAAAAGTGAGGCTGGGCCACCAATTGTTGAAGACAAGGCAAGTTCGGTCACCAACCAAAAACTTCATGTGGAATGAAGAGATGATGTTTGTCGCAGCAGAGCCTTTTGAGGAAGACTTGATCATAACAATAGAAGACCGTGTAGCACAAAACAAAGACGAGGTGATTGGTGAACTTATGATACCAATAACAAGGATTCCAAAGCGGGCTGATCACAAGCCAGTACGGCCAGCATGGTTTGATCTGAGAAGACCAGGACTGATTGATGCGAACCAGCTAAAGGAAGACAAATTCTATGCAAAGGTAAACCTCCGTGTTTGCCTTGAAGGTGGTTATCATGTGCTTGATGAGTCCACACAATATTGCAGTGATCTCCGGCCAACAATGAAGCAGTTGTGGAAGCCACCAATTGGCATGCTTGAAGTTGGCATTTTAAGTGCAAATGGTCTCAATCCAACAAAAACCAGAAACGACCGAGGGTCATGTGATGCATATTGTGTTGCCAAGTATGGTTCAAAATGGGTGCGGACACGCACAATCGTTGACAACTTGAGCCCTCGATTCAATGAGCAGTACACATGGGAAGTTTATGATCATGGAACTGTACTCACAATTGGTCTGTTTGACAATTGCCACATAAGTGGAGACAGTAACCACGGTTCCCCAGGCCACATGGATAAACCTATTGGGAAAGTGCGAATTCGGCTTTCAACACTTGAGACTGGCCGGGTGTACACACACACATACCCATTACTTGTCCTCCACCCATCAGGAGTTAAAAAGATGGGTGAACTCCACCTTGCCATCCGGTTCTCAGCCACATCCCTGATCAATGTGCTCTTTACATACTCTAGGCCCCTCTTGCCCAAGATGCATTACACGCAGCCTCTGTCAATAGTCCAGCAGGAAATGCTTCGCCACCAGGCTGTGCAGCTTGTTGCGCAGCGCCTGGGGCGCATGGAGCCACCAGTTCGCAGGGAAGTTGTTGAGTTCATGTCAGATGCTCGCTCTCACTTGTGGAGCATGCGACGGAGCAAAGCTAATTTCTTCCGTCTTATGCAAGTTTTCTCTGGAGTCATTGCTGCGGGAAAGTGGTTTGGCGATGTTTGTCAGTGGAAAAACCCAGTCACCACAGTATTGGTTCATGTGCTCTTTGTCATGCTTGTGTTCTATCCAGACCTTATCCTGCCAACAATCTTCCTCTACATGTTCTTGATAGGGCTGTGGAATTACCGCTTCCGGCCACGCTTCCCACCACACATGAACACAAGAATATCTTATGCTGATGTTGCCCATCCAGATGAGCTTGATGAGGAATTTGACACATTCCCTACCTCAAAAAGCCCAGATCTAATTAGGATGAGGTATGATAGGTTACGACATGTTGCTGGGAGAATTCAGACAGTTGTTGGAGACATAGCCACTCAGGGAGAGAGATTACAGTCACTGCTGAGCTGGAGGGACCCAAGGGCAACGGCTATGTTCCTAATATTTTGCCTGATCACAGCCATTATACTATATGTGACACCATTCCAAGTGATTGCACTCTGCCTTGGGTTCTTCTGGATGAGGCATCCTCGATTTCGCCACAAGGTGCCGGCAGCACCAGTAAACTTCTTCAGGAGGCTACCTGCAAAGACAGATTCTTTGCTGTAA
- the LOC112882553 gene encoding actin-depolymerizing factor 2 has translation MANSASGLAVSDECKVKFQELKARRSFRFIVFKIDDKDMEIKVERLGEPTQGYGDFTDSLPADECRYAIYDLDFTTVENCQKSKIFFFSWSPDTARTRSKMLYASSKDRFRRELDGIQCEIQATDPSEMSLDIVRSRTN, from the exons ATG GCGAACTCGGCGTCCGGGCTGGCGGTGAGCGACGAGTGCAAGGTGAAGTTCCAGGAGCTGAAGGCGCGGCGGAGCTTCCGGTTCATCGTGTTCAAGATCGACGACAAGGACATGGAGATCAAGGTGGAGCGCCTCGGCGAACCCACCCAGGGCTACGGCGACTTCACCGACAGCCTCCCCGCCGACGAGTGCCGCTACGCCATCTACGACCTCGACTTCACCACCGTCGAGAACTGCCAGAAGAGcaagatcttcttcttctcgtg GTCCCCTGACACTGCACGGACCCGCAGCAAGATGCTGTACGCCAGCTCCAAGGACAGGTTCAGGAGGGAGCTGGACGGCATCCAGTGCGAGATCCAGGCCACCGACCCCAGTGAGATGAGCCTCGACATCGTCAGGAGCCGGACCAACTGA
- the LOC112879860 gene encoding disease resistance protein RPM1-like — protein MAEAIAISLSAKLAVALSRSAALGLSPLFGVRSEIAAAARDLDLLRAFLRFVDSHHGADALAAAWVKQVRDAAFELEDVADECCYLSAHGRAWGWVNVRAWFAVLRQLRKARERLRQLSAAKEHYGIRPAADGPAPAVGAISQMLAESAHFVEKEEIVGFAAHERQLREWVVEDPEPRRTLVSVWGMGGVGKTTLVTRVLKEVATPHFDCHAWVAVSQRFTVDDLLRKIIKELHHGGGDADADYRSRVEAVRRHLKGRRYLVVLDDVWDAHLLDKLRHAFLDDGTGSRVVITTRSRDVANAAAHGRTMMLEPLPWRESWTLFCNVAFKEAPGRSCPSHLQEIAASVLERCRGLPLAIVSVGNILALKDTTEFAWSNVRDSLVWDRSSSDLGIGEAASILNLSIDDLPHHLRTCFLSCSIYPEDFLIKRKILIRMWVAQGFVDDRLDHRTAEDVADDYLDQLVQRSLMQAVVRNEFGRAKRCLVHDLIRELITLRSREEQGFFQFVNCRVTVDSSTRIRNLALDRCEAVDSRSVPKVALLRSFCAFGSELDAAFLSRFRLLTVLNLWFIEMNKLPDSVTNLHNLRYLGIRSTLVEELPRDLGKLQKLQTLDCKLSMVRRLPSSTTKLKSLRHLMLFTREAADFWKAFAGTAVQLPEGLENLTSLQTLKYVQADTETVKSLASLEKMRSLDLSGLDPSLTADLPSSISRMRCLLRLGLEMEPDAVLDLETVTPPPLKLQKLALAGRLAGGKLPSWTFSLTSLTQLRLSGCEIAEDSLLLLAALPRLVNLSLIAAYHGRNMTFARGSFPTLQKLTLQDLPNLDLVVFLQGCLVNLHDLVLALCPELTEIPHGMENLVLLQKFETFGMTTLFVDKLKEQNGDAGYYKPASSEFLRAPWLSRYLRWVGRNN, from the coding sequence ATGGCGGAAGCCATAGCCATATCCCTCTCCGCTAAGCTCGCAGTGGCACTGTCCCGcagcgccgccctcggcctctcGCCCCTCTTCGGCGTCCGCTCTGAAATCGCAGCCGCCGCGCGGGACCTAGATCTCCTCCGCGCCTTCCTCCGGTTCGTCGACTCCCACCACGGCGCcgacgccctcgccgccgcgtggGTCAAGCAGGTCCGTGACGCCGCCTTCGAGCTCGAGGACGTGGCGGACGAGTGCTGCTACCTCTCCGCCCACGGCCGTGCCTGGGGCTGGGTCAATGTCAGAGCCTGGTTCGCCGTCTTGCGGCAGCTGCGCAAGGCCCGGGAGAGGCTCCGCCAGCTCTCCGCCGCCAAGGAGCACTATGGCATCCGCCCAGCCGCTGATGGCCCCGCGCCCGCCGTCGGCGCCATCAGCCAGATGCTGGCGGAGAGCGCGCACTTCGTGGAGAAAGAGGAGATTGTGGGCTTCGCCGCACACGAGAGGCAACTGCGGGAGTGGGTGGTCGAGGACCCGGAGCCTCGGCGGACCCTGGTCTCCGTGTGGGGGATGGGCGGGGTCGGCAAGACCACCCTCGTCACGCGCGTGCTCAAGGAGGTGGCAACGCCCCACTTCGACTGCCACGCGTGGGTGGCGGTGTCGCAGCGCTTCACGGTGGACGATCTTCTCAGGAAGATCATCAAAGAGCTGCACCACGGCGGGGGCGACGCCGACGCGGACTACCGGTCGCGCGTGGAGGCCGTGCGGCGCCATCTAAAAGGGAGGAGGTACCTTGTCGTGCTCGACGACGTCTGGGACGCCCACCTTCTGGACAAGCTCCGCCACGCGTTCCTCGACGACGGGACCGGGAGCCGGGTGGTCATCACCACGCGCAGCAGAGACGTGGCCAACGCCGCGGCCCACGGGAGGACCATGATGCTGGAGCCTCTGCCGTGGCGCGAGTCATGGACGCTGTTCTGCAACGTGGCCTTCAAGGAGGCCCCCGGCCGGTCCTGCCCAAGCCACCTGCAGGAGATTGCTGCCAGCGTGCTGGAGCGATGCCGCGGCCTGCCGCTGGCGATCGTCTCCGTGGGAAACATCCTCGCGCTCAAGGATACGACAGAGTTCGCCTGGAGCAATGTCCGGGACAGCCTCGTGTGGGACAGGAGCAGCAGCGATCTTGGGATAGGGGAGGCAGCCAGCATACTGAACCTGAGCATCGATGACCTGCCGCACCACCTGAGGACATGCTTCCTGAGCTGCAGTATATACCCTGAAGACTTCCTGATCAAGAGGAAGATACTGATCAGGATGTGGGTTGCGCAGGGCTTTGTTGACGACAGGTTAGATCATCGTACAGCGGAAGATGTCGCTGATGACTACCTGGACCAGCTAGTGCAGCGCAGCTTGATGCAGGCTGTCGTCCGGAACGAGTTTGGCCGTGCCAAACGGTGCCTCGTTCATGATCTCATCAGGGAGCTGATTACTCTAAGGTCCAGGGAAGAGCAGGGATTCTTCCAGTTTGTAAATTGCAGGGTGACAGTTGATTCCAGCACCAGAATCCGAAACCTTGCACTTGACAGATGTGAAGCGGTGGACAGTCGGTCAGTTCCGAAGGTAGCCTTACTTCGCTCCTTCTGTGCATTTGGGTCAGAACTAGATGCTGCATTCCTGTCTCGTTTTAGGCTGCTTACCGTGCTGAACCTCTGGTTCATTGAGATGAACAAGCTGCCCGACTCAGTAACCAATCTTCACAACCTACGCTACCTTGGGATCCGCTCCACTCTTGTTGAGGAGCTCCCAAGAGATCTGGGGAAGTTGCAGAAGCTGCAAACACTGGATTGCAAGTTGTCCATGGTTCGaagattgccaagcagcacaaCCAAACTGAAGAGCCTGCGCCACCTGATGCTTTTCACGCGCGAGGCCGCTGACTTCTGGAAGGCATTTGCCGGCACCGCCGTTCAACTTCCTGAAGGCCTAGAAAACCTGACCAGCCTGCAAACACTTAAATATGTTCAGGCTGATACAGAAACGGTTAAATCTTTAGCAAGTTTGGAGAAGATGAGGAGCCTGGACCTGTCTGGATTGGATCCTAGCCTTACCGCTGATTTGCCATCGTCAATTTCCAGGATGAGATGCCTGCTGCGCTTGGGTTTGGAAATGGAACCTGACGCAGTACTAGACCTGGAAACAGTAACTCCACCCCCACTGAAGCTGCAAAAACTTGCTCTGGCAGGCAGGTTAGCAGGAGGGAAGCTGCCATCATGGACCTTCTCCCTCACTAGCCTCACACAACTACGGTTATCTGGCTGCGAAATTGCAGAAGATTCACTTTTGCTCTTGGCGGCACTCCCTAGGCTGGTAAATCTTAGTCTCATAGCTGCATATCACGGGAGGAATATGACTTTTGCCAGAGGTAGTTTTCCTACCCTTCAGAAACTCACCTTGCAGGACTTGCCTAACCTTGACCTCGTGGTCTTTCTTCAAGGATGCCTTGTAAACCTGCATGATCTAGTGCTTGCCCTGTGCCCAGAGCTAACTGAAATACCTCATGGCATGGAGAACCTCGTCCTTCTCCAAAAATTTGAAACTTTTGGAATGACAACTTTGTTTGTAGATAAGCTGAAGGAACAGAATGGTGATGCTGGTTATTACAAGCCTGCCAGTTCGGAGTTTCTTAGGGCACCTTGGCTTTCTAGATATTTGAGATGGGTTGGAAGAAACAATTGA